One segment of Carya illinoinensis cultivar Pawnee chromosome 1, C.illinoinensisPawnee_v1, whole genome shotgun sequence DNA contains the following:
- the LOC122302222 gene encoding fatty acyl-CoA reductase 2, chloroplastic-like encodes MEAALCQCSFSLAYKRLVRVTDMSEKHERWLMKRSSRISMGSNLGSGKIAAKSYTTFSMLLERFALTRNKRDGHVVSVTAASFDSYPNNMRKIQGDGGDHVLKDTTVPYGGTTSTLAKMNEGIGVLSFLRGKNLFITGATGFLAKVLIEKILRAVPDVGKIYLLIRAKNKESANERLQSEIINAELMFKCLRQIHGKSYQDFMLSKLVTVVGDVREHNLGLDAQLGDVIRKEANIIVNSAATTDFRERYDVAVDINIRGPCLLMSFAKTCKKLELFLHISTAYVHAIGEGIFMEESLREEASTPSSFPTLDVNLEMKLALDSLEDFKTKGLTRKMKELGLERARKFGWKDTYSFTKAMGEMAMGKIKGELPMVIVRPSVIESTYREPFPGWIEGIRMIDPIISSYGKGQLTGFPIDLNGVFDIVPADMVVNATLAAITRHGKGGKGDINIYHVASSVANPLLIRDLFTFFGDHFISSPWIGSEGRPINVQACKMYGSMDEFSAHISRDTIQQNLNGKLGQEFENSCRKLVERAKYLANIYEPYMFYPGRFDNSNAQKLMESMSEEEKGMFGFDVRSIDWKDYILNVHIPGLRMHAMKEKAGLSN; translated from the exons ATGGAGGCTGCTTTATGCCAATGCTCTTTCTCTTTAGCATACAAAAGACTAGTGAGAGTCACAGACATGAGTGAGAAGCATGAGCGTTGGTTGATGAAAAGGAGTAGTAGAATTAGCATGGGGTCCAACCTAGGAAGTGGGAAAATTGCAGCAAAATCTTATACAACATTTTCCATGTTGTTGGAAAGATTTGCATTGACAAGAAACAAACGTGATGGTCATGTTGTTTCAGTAACTGCTGCGAGTTTCGATTCGTACCCTAATAACATGAGGAAGATCCAAGGAGATGGTGGTGATCATGTACTGAAGGATACGACAGTGCCTTATGGTGGAACAACCTCCACTTTAGCGAAAATGAATGAAGGCATTGGAGTCTTGAGTTTTCTAAGAGGGAAAAATCTTTTCATTACTGGTGCTACTGGATTCTTAGCCAAAG TGCTCATTGAGAAGATTCTACGAGCAGTGCCAGATGTGGGTAAGATATATCTTTTGATCAGGGCAAAAAACAAGGAATCTGCAAATGAAAGATTACAAAGCGAA ATAATAAATGCTGAGCTCATGTTCAAGTGTCTCCGGCAAATACATGGGAAATCCTATCAAGACTTCATGTTGAGCAAACTGGTGACTGTAGTTGGTGATGTCCGAGAGCATAATCTGGGTTTAGATGCACAACTGGGTGACGTGATTAGAAAAGAAGCCAATATTATTGTAAATTCTGCAGCTACTACAGATTTCCGTGAAAG ATACGATGTTGCTGTTGATATAAACATAAGAGGGCCTTGTCTGCTCATGAGCTTTGCAAAGACGTGCAAGAAACTTGAGCTCTTCTTGCATATATCAACAG CTTACGTTCATGCAATAGGAGAAGGAATATTTATGGAAGAGTCACTTCGCGAGGAGGCTAGCACTCCAAGTTCCTTCCCTACTTTGGACGTCAACCTTGAAATGAAGTTAGCTTTGGATTCCCTGGAAGATTTTAAAACTAAAGGACTGACTCGGAAAATGAAAGAATTAGGTTTGGAAAG GGCACGAAAATTCGGGTGGAAAGATACATATTCCTTCACTAAGGCTATGGGAGAAATGGCAATGGGAAAAATTAAAGGAGAGCTTCCTATGGTAATTGTTCGACCGAGTGTTATTGAGAGCACTTATAGAGAGCCATTCCCTGGATGGATAGAAGGGATTAG aATGATTGATCCAATCATTTCATCCTATGGAAAAGGGCAGCTCACGGGTTTTCCAATTGATCTAAATGGGGTCTTCGACATT GTCCCCGCTGACATGGTTGTGAATGCCACCTTGGCAGCCATAACAAGGCATGGAAAGGGCGGAAAGGGAGACATTAATATCTACCATGTTGCCTCTTCAGTAGCCAACCCCTTACTAATACGAgatctttttacattttttggtGATCACTTCATTTCATCCCCCTGGATCGGCTCCGAGGGTAGGCCAATCAACGTACAAGCCTGCAAAATGTACGGCTCCATGGATGAATTTTCTGCTCACATTTCGCGGGATACAATTCAGCAAAATTTAAATGGGAAACTTGGTCAGGAATTTGAAAATAGTTGCAGAAAATTGGTTGAGAGAGCAAAGTACCTGGCCAATATATATGAGCCATACATGTTCTACCCAGGAAG gttTGATAACAGCAATGCCCAGAAATTGATGGAAAGCATGTCTGAGGAAGAAAAGGGGATGTTTGGTTTTGATGTGAGGAGCATAGATTGGAAAGACTACATCCTTAATGTCCACATACCTGGCTTAAGGATGCATGCCATGAAGGAGAAAGCTGGACTGTCTAATTAA